A region of the Candidatus Eisenbacteria bacterium genome:
CGCGCGCTCGAGGTGGCTCGACTCACGCTCGAGGCCTGCGGTCGCGCGGCGCTTGAAGATCAGCGCCCACACCAGCGGCACCACGAAGACCGGGCGCGCATCGCCGGCGGCGCGCGCGCGCCGTGCGGTTTCGAGCGCCATCGAAACCGCTCCCGGCAACACCTCGCCCACGAAGTGCCCGTGCCAGGTGGCGGTGCCCTCCGGATGAAGCAGCACGCCGTGGCCGGCGAGGGCCCAGCGAATCGAGTATTCGCGACCTTCGCCGCCCGGCACGTTCGCGATCAGATTGTTCGCGAGCCAGAATCGCTGGGAGAGCGGGTGGCCGTTGACGATCTCGTACGACGCCCAGTGCGCCATCAGCGGCGAGACGCGCGCCGCGATCTCCTTGTCGATCAGCCAGTCGGTGAGGAACTCGGGGTGCAGTGGCGCCAGGAATGCCGCGGTCCCCGGGTGGACGGCGGCGACGAGCCGAGCCCGATCGGCGGCCGGCAGATCCACCGCGCGGACGCGCAGACCGTTTCGAAGCGCGAACCGGCCGACGGGTTCGAGCATGCGGATCAGGGTCGCGGCCGGACGCGGCTCGCGATAGGCGTGCGGGTCGAAGCGTTTCGACATGGCGCGCAGTCTAGGGCCTCGTGCCGCGCGTTCGCATGTCGACATGAAACGCCGGCGGTTGACCATCGCTGTGCGGTGCCCGAGACTTCGCGACTCGCCTGCCGACCTCCCCTTGCAAGGACGCTGGAATGACCGATTTCGCCCGCGTGGATGCCGAACTCGAGAGTGGTATGGAAAGAAGTCTCGAGGAGCTGGCGCGGCTGGTGGCGCAGCCGAGCGTCGCCGCCCAGAAGCTCGGACTCGAACCGTGTGCCGGGCAGGTCGCCGGAATGTTCCGACAGCGTGGCTTCGAGGCCGAGATCCACGCCACGTCCGGAGCTCCGATCGTTGTCGCTCGTCGCGACGGCCGCACCGCGCGCCGGCTGCTGTTCTACAACCACTACGACGTGCAGCCGGCCGAACCGCTCGAGCTGTGGGAGTCGCCGCCCTTCACGCTCACGCGCCGCGGGCAGTTCGCCTTCGGCCGGGGCATCAGCGACGACAAGGGCCACCTGACCGCGCGCCTGCTGGCGCTCGACGCGCTGCTGGCGGCCGGCGGCGAGCTGCCGTGCGGCATCACGTTCATCGTCGAGGGTGAGGAGGAAGTCAGCAGTCCGAACTTGCCCGGCTTCGTGCGTTCGCATCGCGAATTGCTGGCCGCCGATGCGTGCGTGTGGGAGTTCGGCTCGGTCGACCACCGCGAGGTCCCCATGCAGTACTGCGGACTGCGCGGCATCTGCTACGTCGAGCTTTCGGTCGCGACCGCGGCCATCGACGTGCACTCCGGCGTGGGCGGCTCGATCCTCGCGAACGCAGCGTGGCGTCTGACCTGGGCGCTCGCGAGCCTCAAGGACGTCGACGAGCGCATTCGCATTCCGGGATTCCACGATGACGTGCGACAGCCGACGCCGCAGGACCTCGTCTCGATGCAGGCATTGCCCGAGGTCGCCGACGAGTACCGACGTCGCTTCGGGGTGACGTCATTCCTGCACGGACTGACCGGTGGCACCGATCTGCGCGTGGCCGAAGTGTTCCAGCCGACCTGCACGATCTGCGGCCTCACTTCGGGCTATCAGGGTCCGGGCTCCAAGACCGTGCTGCCGGCGCGCGCGAGTGCCAAGGTCGACTTTCGCCTGGTGCCCGAGCAGACCCCGGCGCGCGTGCTCGAATGCTTGCGCAAGCACCTCGACGCCGAAGGCTTCGGCGACGTGAAGATCGAGTTCCTGGGCGGAGAGGCGCCGGCCCGCACCGATCCCGAGCACCCGTTCGTGCGTCTGGTGGTCTCGACCGCGGCCCCGGTCTACGGCATGCCCATGCAGATCGTGCCGATGATCGGCGGGTCGGGGCCCAATCACGTGTTCGTGCACGACCTCGGCCTGCCGGTCGCCACGGCAGGACTCGGCTACCCAGACACCCGGGCGCACGCTCCGAACGAGAACATTCGCCTCGACCTGTACCTCAAGCATGCGCGCCATATGGTGCGCCTGATCGCGGCGTTCGGCTCTCAGTAGGCGCGCGCTGGCTCGAACACGGGGGCGCCGATGGATGACGGTGTGCGTCAACCGGCCGGGTAGTTCCTGGCCGCCGGATCCCCCGGTTGCCCGGTTCCCGGCCCCTCCGATGAGCGCCCCCGCGGCCCCCGAGCGGGCTGCAGGACCGTCAGTTGGAAACTTCCGGGCGGGAGTGGCATGAGCGATGCGATCTCGGACCCCAGACTCGCAAGGGTCGGTCCGAGACCGGCCGCCCGCTCGCGAGCCAGGGAGGTGTTCCGATGCGATGGATCGTCTGCCTACTGCTCGTCTCGATGTGGCTCACCAGTCTTTTCACCGGCTTCGCGTTGCCGGACCATCCGAATCTGCCGCTGGTCGGCATCGCAGCGCTCGTGATGCTACCGCGAGCCTCGAACAAGCGACGCTACTTCTTTGCGCGCACGAACGCCGCGATCGGAAGCGCGATCAGCGTGCCGATGCAGACCGAGAAGATGAATCCCACCGCCGCGTTCACGGGCGGGGTGAACATGAACGCCATGCCTTCCATCGCCTGCTGGATCTGCGCCTCTTCGAGCGTGCCCTTGGCGCGCATCGCCTCTTCCTGCATCGCCAGGACCTCGGACAGGAAGTTCGGGAACACGAACGCGGTCAGGATGTAGGACGCGATCGCACCGACCAGTCCGGACACCAGCGCCACCACGAAGCCGGTGCCGACCTGTCCGCCGTAGCTCTTGCCCTGCGCCGCGGTTTCGCGCATCGCCGAAATCATCACGATGATCGTGAAGAGCAGATTGACCCACGCGAGATTCGCCATCACCGGATCGGTCGACCAGCCGGTGGACATCATCACCACCGCCCACGCCGTGCCCAGACCGCCGAGGATCAAACCCCATTTCACCGCAGGATTCTTCATCGCAGGCCTCCCCTAGGAATGCACGAGCCTCTTGTACTTGATGCGATGCGGCTGATCCGCATCGGTGCCAAAACGGTCGTGACGATTCTGTTCGTAGTCCTGGTAGTTCCCTTCGAAGAACACCACCTGAGAATCACCCTCGAACGCCAGGATATGGGTGGCGATGCGATCGAGAAACCAGCGATCGTGCGAGATGACGACCGCGCAGCCCGCGAAGTCGAGCAGCGCGTCCTCGAGTGCTCTCAGCGTGTCGATATCGAGGTCGTTGGTCGGCTCGTCG
Encoded here:
- a CDS encoding M20/M25/M40 family metallo-hydrolase; protein product: MTDFARVDAELESGMERSLEELARLVAQPSVAAQKLGLEPCAGQVAGMFRQRGFEAEIHATSGAPIVVARRDGRTARRLLFYNHYDVQPAEPLELWESPPFTLTRRGQFAFGRGISDDKGHLTARLLALDALLAAGGELPCGITFIVEGEEEVSSPNLPGFVRSHRELLAADACVWEFGSVDHREVPMQYCGLRGICYVELSVATAAIDVHSGVGGSILANAAWRLTWALASLKDVDERIRIPGFHDDVRQPTPQDLVSMQALPEVADEYRRRFGVTSFLHGLTGGTDLRVAEVFQPTCTICGLTSGYQGPGSKTVLPARASAKVDFRLVPEQTPARVLECLRKHLDAEGFGDVKIEFLGGEAPARTDPEHPFVRLVVSTAAPVYGMPMQIVPMIGGSGPNHVFVHDLGLPVATAGLGYPDTRAHAPNENIRLDLYLKHARHMVRLIAAFGSQ
- a CDS encoding DUF4199 domain-containing protein — its product is MKNPAVKWGLILGGLGTAWAVVMMSTGWSTDPVMANLAWVNLLFTIIVMISAMRETAAQGKSYGGQVGTGFVVALVSGLVGAIASYILTAFVFPNFLSEVLAMQEEAMRAKGTLEEAQIQQAMEGMAFMFTPPVNAAVGFIFSVCIGTLIALPIAAFVRAKK